In the genome of Phocoena sinus isolate mPhoSin1 chromosome 15, mPhoSin1.pri, whole genome shotgun sequence, the window gaggcccgtgcaccgctatgaagagcggcccccgcttgccacaactagagaaagccctcgcacagaaacgaagacccaacacagccgtaaataaataaaattttaaaaaaacagatattaaaaaaaaaaaacaaaaaacagtgatgAAACTATACAAAATTGCCATAGCAATCACCTTAGGACTCTGGAAATTGACCAAAGGCATACATCAAGTTGAGAAGCATTTATCTGAGAGAACCTATCAAAGCTCAGTAAGAACAATGAGATTTCATGGCATTTTAGGCAGTGACTGCTCCCATCTTCCCCACTCCAGTTCTGTGGTGACAGTCCTACCAGAGTGGTGACGTTTGTGAGCACTAGGAGATTTGCCCTTGGAAGGGGCTGATTTGATTTGGAGCAGAGCTTGGAAAACACTTGCCTGTGGATGTTGTTGAAAATAATAGCAATCTAGTGGCAAGCAATCAAGGAAAGCCAACCCTGCAGCTATCCTGAGGTCATGATACTGGTTGGAACAAGCAACAGACCAGTAAGCCAGCCAGAAATTTAACAGAGAAATCTGGGAATAAGATAGCCATAGTGGGTCTTAATAAGCTTTCATGCATCCCTGGTGGTCTGGAAGGCTGCCCACTTGCATAAGCCTATACACATGCTCAGGAGAGATTGGAGAGTGTCCTAGATATCTAGTCATCCCTGGCTGAATGTGAGACCCCGAGCATGCAGAAAGCAAAAGGCGGGTGAATTTGTAAACTGCCTGAATTGTCAATGTGTTCTCCAAACCACATGGAGATCCACTGGTAAAGGGCAGAAGACTTATAAGCTCAAGTTGTTTAATTAAGCATAACCTACAACCAATCATTGGCTCGACCACTAAACTATGTTGAACCTAGGTAACCCCTAACCCTTCACGATCCTGGGTTAGGCAAATCATATGATACAAAGGCATGATCCACATAATAAATTGGACTCCACCAAGATTAAAGTTTCTGCACTTCAAATGATACCATTAAGGATTTGAAAATACACAACTAGAGattcacactaagtgaagtaagtcagaaagagaaagacaaataccatatgatatcacttgtatgtggaatctgaaatatgacacgaatgaacctatctatgaaacagaaaccgaatcagggacatagagaatagactggtggttgccaaggggaagggggatgggagagggttggattgggagtttgggattagcagatgcaaactggtatatatagaatggataaacaacaagatcctactgtatagcacagggaactatattcaatatcctgtgataaaccacaatggaaaagaatatatgtatatgtatcactttgctgtacagcagtaattaacacaacattgtaatttaactatattcagtaaaaaataaattaaaaaaaagaatatgaaagtacaagccacagactggggaaAAAGTTGCAAATCATATATGATAACagacatatccagaatatataaagaactcttaaaaataataagatgatgaacaactcaatttaaaaatgggcaaaagatttgaatagatatatcactaaaaagatatatgaatggctagctaataagcacatgaaaagatgcttagaaTCAtcagttattagggaaatgcaaattaagaccacaatgagaggccACTTTAtactcactagaatggctataatcaaaaagacagacaaaaataaatgttagtgagaatgtggaaaaattaCAACCTTCATGCATTACTGGTGACAGTGTAAAATGGTgctgccactttggaaaatacttcgaaatattttttttcaaagttaaatataaatgtacaggacttccctggtggcacagtggttaagaatccacctgccaatgcaggggacctgggttggagccctggtccgggaagatcacacgtgccacggagcgactaagcccgtgtgccacaactactgagcccacgtgccacaactactgaaacccacgcacatagaacctgtgctccgcaacaagagaagccatcacaatgagaagcccgcgcaccgcaacaaagagtagcccccgcttgctgcaactagagaaagctcgggtgcagcaacgaagacccaacgcagccaaacaaataaattaaaataaaataaaataaatgtacgTATAAACCAGCAATTCCCAGCTgtctatccaagagaaatgaaaaggcatGTTCCCACAAAGACTTgtaaacaaatgttcatagcagcattattcataatagtcaaaaagtggaaataatccaaatgtccatcaactggtgagtgaataaacaaaacgtggtctatccacacaatggaatactattcagcagcAAAAAAGGAGTTAACAACTGGTGCGTGCTACAATGTAAAACTCCAGAATATTATGCTGAGGAAGAGAAGTCAGATATGAGAAACTACATactgtatcattccatttatatgaaatgactAAACAAGGCAAATCTATAGTGAAGGTGGGTTAGTGGTTGCCTGGAATGAGAAGTGGAATTGACTGCAAATGCGAATGGGGATctctgatggaaatgttctaaaactggattgtagTGATAcacaactgtatatatttattgacaATTATTGaatcatacatttaaaatgtgtgaatCTTATGGTATGTAGACTGTACCTCAAGAGAGTTgctaaaaagcaaaaccaaacctaatattttgagatgtttttaaaagattgcaTCTTGCCATGGGCTGGAGAAGAGAGGAATGGGGAACGATTCCTTAATGGGtgtggggtttccttttggggtgatgagtatgttctggaattagatagtagtgatggttgcattACACTGTGAATGtcctaaatgtcactgaattattgtacactttaaaatggtaaatttttgaGTGTTTAcgacaataaaaaaatattacatttgttGATATAAATGAAACTCCAATAGAGCTTACTAGGCTTCTGTttctagatgattttttttaagtttttattttgaaacaggaATAGGCACATAAGACATTGCAAAAACAGTAAAGAGAGgtcccatgtacccatcaccaAGTTTCATCTTACCATATAGTACTTACAGTACATTATCCAAACCAGGAAATTGATATTGAGACAATACAATTAGTCTACAGATATtcagattgttttttctttttctttttttggctgtggtggttctttgttgctgtgcgcaggctttctctagttgcagcgagcatgggctactctttgtcgcggtgcactggcttctcattatggtggcttctcttgttgcagagcacgggctctagatgcctgagcttcagcagttgcagcacgtgggccctagagcacgcggacttcagtagttgtggtatgtgggctcagtaattgctgtgctcgggctctagagcgcccggacttcagtagttgtgacgcatgggcttagttgctccgtggcatgtgggatcttcccagaccagggatcgaacccatgtgccctgcattggcaggcagattcttaaccactgcaccaccaaggaagacCCTTACTCAGACtttttggtgaattttttttaatctataaaataccCAGTGCGGATTTTCACTAGTTATGGTAACTGTTTTACTGTTCTCCTCctatggaagaaaacattttgatttaaaagtaaaattgcaTGATTTCTGACCCTCCTTGTCTTCTGAAACCTTAAAAACAActcaaagtttttcattttgttttttaacatcttccaCAGGCCAATATTGAATTAAGGGAGTGACACTGGAGATGAAGAAGGTGGtttggaaatagaaacaaatagattaaaaatgatttggagggcttccctggtgccgcagtggttaagaatccgcctgagaatgcaggggacacgggttcgagccctggtccgggaagatcccacatgccatggagcaactaagcccgtgcgccacaactacggagcctgcactctagagcccgtgctccacaacaagagaagccaccgcaatgagaagcccgcacaccgcaaggaagaatagccccgctcgccacaactagagaaagcccgcgcacagcaccgaagacccaatgcagccaaaaataaataaataaaataaataaatttttaaaaatgatttggaaaTCATAGGAGAGGGAGGAGTCAAGGATAGTGCATGGGTTTCTGGCTTCCGCAACAAGCTGAATGGAGGAACATCTGTTGAGATAGAGAAGTCTTGGGAAGGGGTTGGTTTAAAGGGAGCAACATGAGTTCTGTCTCCAGCTTGCTCAGGGTGACAGGTCTCTGAGACATCTAAGCTGAGGTGCGACAGGCTGCTGGGTATGGGGTCTAGAGAAGAGAGAGGCCTGAGCCGAAGATACACTATTGGAGAGGGGGCTTCACACATAAATAGTATCTACGGTTCCCTCTCCACTCTGTTCCCGTttcctgtaaatatttattacatgattCTCAGTCTTAGGGATTCGGAGGTAAAGAAGACAGTCAAGGTCAGTCAAGGTCAGTCTCTATCCGCGTGGATCTTCCACTCAGTGCAGGCAGCTTGTGTGTAACAGACAGGCTAGGGTGGTGGCTTTGTGCCTAAAGGAGGGAGGTCACAATGTGTACTTTGTGATGAGAGCCATGATATACCCAGTGGCACTGAGGACCCCACTGAGAGCTCAGCCTTCCTTCTGCAGGGAGGATAGGGCACACACCATATGTTATCTCTCTGCTCTCACACCTCCCATCCCAGGCCCAGCCAGAGTTCCCTTTGGAGGGGAGCAAATGGATAGGGAAGTGGGAGATGAGGGGTTGGGAGGAGGTGTGGTGTGGAGGGCTGGAGAGCCGTGGAAGCCAACAAGACAGAGGGTTGGGGGGCTATCtgtggcctcagttcctcaccccTCCCAGTCCCAGGTAGAGGAGCCAGTCAGCTGCCTGCCACTGGAGCCTTTGCCTGGGCCAGACATGAAGTGCTGCTGGCAGATTTTTGTCCTGTGCATCTCCCTGATGCTCATCTTGTGGCTGATGGCCCCCTGCCTGGATCTGGAGCCGGAATCGGCACTCCACTAAAAATGGATGAAGGTGGTACCATGGCGTTGCAGCTGCCCTCCGTTCAAATTCAGGAAATATGGCTGCCCATCCAGGACCCTCAACGACTCTGTCTGCCACCACACGGCCAGAGGGAACTGGTTTGATGTAGGTTACGAGAAGACGATGGGGCACCTCATACGAGCAGCAGAGCCCACCAGCCCTGACGCTGTGCTCTCGTGGTCGGTCAGTGGTCAACACTGGGCCAGCCCATCCCGTCCTTCCCAGGCCCAGCCCACCTCCCACTTCCTGGCCCAAACTCCTGCCCTCAGCCCTGGCTTCGTGTGCCTCCTATCTTCACAACCTCAACCCCTGACCTCTGGATGGAGGTCTCACTCACCTAGCTCTGCTTTCCTTCCACTGGGGGCCCATACCTGGATCTCAACCCCcaatctcctccctcctgctgttTTCAGGGCATGAACTCAGCAAGCGAGCTGGGCAGAGTGTGGGAGAAGCTGTTCAAGGTGATTCCCAGGACCTCGGTGAGCCATTTTGATCTCTTCTGTGGAACTTGTGCATCGGTGGGGAACTCGAAGATCCTGTGGGCCGCCAGCCTCGGCAAGAGCAGCTATCACACCGCGGTCTCCAGGTGGGCactgaggagggggcaggggactgGACGTCCAGGTCTGCCCCCAGAGgtttgtcagtttctgctttctttcccagGATGAACCAGGTCCCTATTCAGGGCTTCGAGATGCTGGGGAACCAAACCACAGGACAGTCTGTCTCCCTCAGGAATGGCAGGGACCAGGGTTCTTGGAGGCAGCTGGatctgctgctcctgaagctCTTTGTTCTGGCATGGACTTCAGATGCTATGAGTGAAGAGGTGATGGTCTGGGAACCCAGACATTCTTAGTATGGGGGGTAAGGAGAGGTCACTGCAGGAGATGACAGAGGGGGCTCCAGGGAGACCCTCTGCTGGCTTATTGAGAGCACCTGCAGGACTTTCGCAGGTCTCAAGGGATGCTGAAACTTCCTGAGATTTTGGAAGATGGTCCAGTTCCCTAGTAGAATGGAAGATAGAAAAGACCAGGTAAGGGGATGAGAGGCAGGAAGATGTAGCTTCGGGCTGCTGTGGGAAAGGCCCCAGGTTGGCCCTCTCCCCCTTCTTCCCCAGGTCCTGGTGATCAGCCCCACCTTCCTCAGGTACACCCAGGGCAACAGGCTGGATAAAAGGGTCAGTATCCATCCCAGGGGCTCGTGGCTCTGTTCTGTGCCTTGCACACCTGTGACCCAGTTAAAGATTCTTGTCCTTTCCTCACTTAAAACTTTCCCCTGTTATGCCTTCAGCATAGAGTTTTAAAGCtcctgtcgggcttccctggtggcacagtggttgagaatctgcctgctgatgcaggcgacatgggttcgagccctggtgtgggaagatcccacatgccgcagagcaactaggcccgagagccacaactactgagcctgcgcatctggagcctgtgctttgcaacgggagaggccgcgatagtgagaggcccgcgcaccgtgatgaagagtggcccctgcttgccacaactagagagagccctcgcacagaaacgaagacccaacacagcctaaataaataaatgtcagatgCAGGCTTGTGACATCCTCTGTCACATATGGGAGGACGGAAGTCGGGCACCAGCAGACAAGCAAAGCTTTCACTTTGGCACTGGTGAGTGCAGTAGGTGCAATTCTAAGACGGCCTCTAGGATCGCCATCCCCCGCTGAATACACACCTTCCTCCAATGATCCAATCACACTAATTTAagtgctactttaaaaaaaaaaaaaaaaaactcctgtcTGGCTTCCAAGACCCGGCATGGTctgacccctcccctctcccctcctctcttccaggCTCACACCATGGGCTTCTCAGCGTTCCCCAAACACACCATCCGCTTCATGCCTTTTCAgacgctgttccctctgcctggaatgccctcttCTTGTCTCCCTAGGgaatcctctctcttcctccaataTGATGAGAATCAGCTAGCTGGTGCTGTCTTTTCTGGGCTCCGGGGTCCCTCTGTGTGTTCAGTGTCTGTCTCCTCTGGGGAAGGAGAGCTCCGTTCTCCTTCCAGCTCCAGGAGGTGAAGTGGGATGAGGACAGGATTCAGCCTGCTGACACACATCCCTCTCTCATCCACTAGGATGCCCACTTTGGATTTGGAGCAGAAAAGCAAGGAAGGTGGCCCCATTACTGGGAGGATGTTAATCAGACCAATGGAGATTCTGTCCATACACAGCGCAGAAGCAGAAATGGAAGTCAGCTAGAGTGGACAAGCTCACCGTTCACATGGGACACCCTGCTGGGTGCACACAAGTCCTCGTCCTTTGGGCCTGAATGCAGGGGAGTTTTGGGGTTgcagcagcaggagcagcagGGCTCTGGGGACGCTCAGGGGTAAAGGGCAAGAGGAAATTGTATAGCAATCAGTCTGGTACTGAATAAGTCCTGGCCTCATTCTTTTACCTGTGAGGACAGTGCCAGGTGAGGAAGGGCCAGACTTGACTTCCATGGCTCAGGGGGAATATTTACACTCATTTCTCTGCCTGGTCCCCCAGATCATGCAGGTGGTGTAAATTTAGAGCCAACCCTGTGCAAAGTGCAGGCCCAGACTGTCTTGGGGGAAGCACTTTTCCCATTGGACAAAAGAGATAAGCCTCTTTATTTCACCCTATGCTGGCAGGTGAATTTTTTTCTAGCCCAGCTTTTTGCTGAAGGTTCAGCTCTTTGAGGTTTCCAGGGCTTTGTAGGGGCCTCCGTTCCAATTCTCTGCCTCCCCTGGGATCAAGGTCCTCTGCCCACATGAGCATTAAACTCCTAAATTCCTGGGTAGCCTCTTAGGCAGCTCAAGTGCTCCCCATGCTgtttttcagttctcttttcatttctggcATCTGGGgacttcctgttttctttttaattaattaatttttaaatttatttttatttttggctgtgttgggtcctctttgctgcacgcgggctctctctagttgcggggagcggcggctacccttcattgcggtgctcaggcttctcatcgcggtggattctcttgttgcggagcacgggctctaggcgcgcgggcttcagtagttgtggcacgtaggcttcagtagttgtggctcgcaggctctagagcgcaggttcattagttgtggtgcatgggcttagttgctccgcggcatgtgggatcttcccagaccagggctcgaacccgtgtcccctgcattggcaggcggattcttaaccactgtgccaccaggggagtcccacttcctgtttccttttaCCTCTGctctgcatttaaaataatttttattaatatatatgtatatgcttgCAAAATTACCAATTAACTCAGGAAGGATACACAAGACATTAGGAATGGTAGTTGCCTCTGGGGAAGAGACTGGGTAGGTGGGGAACAGATTCTTTCTTTTCACTTACTTTTTAATACCTTTTGGACTATGTACCACGGACCCCTATTATACATTCAAAAATaggtacaatttaaaaattttaatacttaaaaaaatttaatttgaccAGCAGTCTGGATTTTTGTTGTTAAGAGAGTTTTCAgcttatcttttaatttattattttgctaAATCTGGAGCCAAAACTAAGTCTTCACAGATCTCCTGCACTTCCATGAACTGGGTGAGTATGTGATAAGGCCAGTGATTTCCATGGGCAGCAGCTCAGTGCGTCATTCCTGTGGAGAACAATTTGGCAGTTcatcagaaagttaaacatagaattaccacgtgagccagcaattccactcttaggtagatacccaagagaaatgaaaacatatgtccacatggAAACTTGAACACAAATGTCtatagcagtgttattcacaatagccaaaaggtgaaaacaacccaaatgaatGGACAAACTATGGcgtgtccatacaatggaatattattcggccattaaaagggacaaagtattaatacatgctacaacttggaagaacctcaaaaacatgctaagcaaaagaagatgaaacaggagggaagggggcagggcacaacctttaaaagaatgacttaGCCGTTGAGGatatgacataaactggttagaaccaactaggtccaaggtGGTGGAAAATTCAAcctccagtggaccttgagcctcattatacgctcgTTGTGATATAtcagcatatgctaaatgacacacccaccagcatcAGGACAGTTCTGAGGGCAACCTTAAGAGGCCAAAATGAGCGGCCGCAGGTCGCGAGGAGCATGTGGATGCTTGGGCGCCGAGCGGCTGCCAGCCTCTTGCCCTGCTCGGCGCCCCCGGGCTCTGCCCAGGCCCGCGCTGCGGCCCCGCGGCCAACGAAGGACCCCCGGCTCTACGGCTGCTGGGGCCTGCGCACCGGGACCGCCGCGGCCGGCACACCCAGCCAGCCCAGTATGAGCCTCTGCTGCCTCAACCAGATCCTGAATGTCAAAAAGCAGTGTGTCTGTTGGATGGATTTGAGGACAATGGGAACTTGGGGTGACGCTGGCCCTCTGGACAATACCACTTATGAAAGACTGGCCGAGGAGATGCTGGACTCCTTAGCAGAGTTTTTTGAAGACCTTGCAGACAAATCTTACACATTTGAAGGCTATGATGTCTCCTCTGGGAGTGGTGTTTTAACAATTAAACTGGGTGGAGATCTAGGAACGTATGTGATCAACAAGCAGACCCCAAACAAGCAAATCTGGTTATCTTCACCATCCAGCGGCCCCAAGCATTACGATTGGACTGGGAGAAACTGGGTGTACTCCCACGACGGTGTGTCCCTCCACGAGCTGCTGGCCACAGAGCTGACCCACGCCTTAAAAACCAAACTGGACTTACCTTCTCTGGCCTACTCTGAAAAAGGCACTTGCTGCCCAGCCTAATGCTAAAGACGTTGAAAGCTCTAAAGCCAAGACCCCAGCTTCCTTCTGCAGCTGAATGGCTAGTCTTCTCCATTCCTGCTTTTGAGGACAGTTGCATTATGTGTAACAGCTCTGTGAAAAGACCGTGTcgcctcctgccctgcccctgagttcagatttttaatttccgtaggtttcttttgatttattgTCTGATTTCCTCCCTCACGTGATAGCCCGTATCTTTCATGTCTGTATGCCCATACCTTTAATATATAACCTCAcaacagaggaaaagaagaaggacaAATCCAGGAGGAGAAATGAATTGGCTTCACCATTCATTCTCTGAAAGACTTACTACAAAAACTGCATGAAGAGTGGCTGGCCAACCTTGCCATCCTGTCTCAAAATGAGACTCATTAAAGGGAAGCCTAAAACATTCCTACTCCTCTTGAAAGTGTGAACACTTCTAAGCCCTTTAGTATTGAAGCATCAGTGGCAACTCGGGAATTCTGAAACCGAAGAccattttctctttgtgctttgtgactgccAGGGTGTGGCCCGCATGGGGTGACACAGGGAGATGTGGTGCTGTGTCTtccatatgtgcatatatatgtacacacacatttacgtgtgtgtacatatatatttttaaaatttaagggtCAGTATAGAATAAGCTATTGCAACACTGGTCTGAGGATGCAGAAAATCTCCCAAAAGCCACCTCTGTAAACTCATGGATATAGTACAATAAATGAGGCCATGGAGCTGAGGAGGTGCTTGGTAAACTGTGAAAGGCCacataaatgaaaagatgttggTTAGTGAAAGGAACCCTGGTCTTACAATTGGCCCAGCTCAAAAGTAGTTGTCTGTCTCTGGGCAACTTTCTTGAACTCCCTGGACCTCTGTTTCCCTGTGTTAACAGAGAGGGTTAAACTGGATAGAATATAGTCGATTCCCAATTTAGACATTTAGTGGTCCTGTCAGGCAACTTAACAGGCCAGCTTTAATTCCCTCTAGTAGagggctgtacgcgggcctctcactgttggggcccctcccgttgcggagcacaggctccggacgcgcaggctcagcggccatggctcacgggcccagccgctccatggcatgtgggatcctcccagaccggggcacgaacccgtgtcccctgcatcggcaggcggactcccaaccactgcgccaccagggaagccctgaactctgattttttttttttttttttttttttttgcggtacgcgggcctctcactgccgtggcctctcccgctgcggagcacaggctccggacgcgcaggctcagcggccatggctcacgggcccagccgctccatggcatgtgggatcctcccagaccggggcacgaacccgcgtcccctgcatcggcaggcggactctcaaccactgcgccaccagggaagcccctgaactctgattttttatggaagaaattttcatgtattttccttGGTAAcaatctcaaaaaaagaaaagaaaagaaaagaaaagaaatccaactCCTGAGAGGTTTCAAGGGTTGACTACACCAAATATTCACTTTTGTCGTAATGGTAAATTCTCTCTGACCCAGGAGGTTCCAAGTGGCCCCTTCTTTCCCCTCTGGGTCTCCTGCTCATCCACATCAGACCTGGCACACAGCCactccctcctcacctcctgtCCCTTTGAGGCTTAAATCCACACCTCCCTTGTCAGCCGGGCTCTGGGCTGGATGCCAAAGTGGGGGTGAGGCTTGCCAAGATGCCTGCACAGAGGCGGTCACAGTGTGTTCTCTTGTGATGAGGCCCCTGGTGTAACTGGGCTGGTATGAAAGACCTCGCTGGACACCAGTCTCCTCTGGGGGACCACAGGACACAACAGTTGTCACCTCTTCCATCCTTTCAGCCTCCAGCCCAGGCCTGGGCAGAGTTCCTTCTAGTGGTTAGCAGGTGGCTGGGAAGGCAAGAGGTAAGGTGTTGGGAGGGGGTGCGGTGTGAAGGGTTGGGGGAGGAACGGAAGCTACCAGGACAGGGGGTGCTGGGGATGTCTGATgaccccagcccttcctccttcctAGCTCTTGGTGTCAGAGCCAATCTACTGCCTGCTGGGGCACCATCGTCTGGGCCAGAGATGGGGGTTTGATACCTGAAACTGGGTCTGGTAGCTGTCTGTCTGCTTACATTGTGGCTGGTGGCCTCCCTTCCGGACCAGCAGTCCAGCCAGAATGACTCTCAGGAGAAGCCCAGGATCCGCTCAAGGACCTGCCACTGCCCCAGGAACTCTAAGAAAGTGTATCTGTTCATCTGGGGTCCACGGGTGCTCTACCTGCCTCCACATTCCAGGAGAGTCTGTTTGGTTTGACGAACGCTTTGAAATGCACATTGAGCCCCTGATGAGGTCAGAAGCACCCGTGTCCTCTGATGCTTTGCTATTGTGGTTGGTCAGTGCACAATCTCGGTCTCTGTCCAGTCCCCATGCCCAACCCCAGGCCCTGGCCATCTCTCCCTTCAAGGCCTCAGGCTCTAACCTTCTTCTACAGATGGTTGGGAGCCTAGGGTAAACCCCTAAATTTCTCCTTCCTGAGGTCCTATGAACTTTAGGATATCAAGTCAGAGAAGGAGTTTGGGAATCAAAACCAGCAGTCAATTAAAGAGCCTTTCACACACCCACTGGACCGTGTGGGGTGCCAGACCTGTGCAGTGGTTGGAAACTCAAAAGTTCCTACGGGGCTCTGACCTTGGTTTCAAGATTGACCAATATGATATGGTCCTTAGGTGGGTGCAGGGTAAAAGGTGGAGACTAGGAAAGTCAGGCTAAATCCTCCTCTTCCCTCAGATGTCCATCCTGCCCTCCTTTCCAGGCCCCTGTCCAAGGCTTTGAGACAGACGTGGGGAACATGACCACTATGCACATTACATATCCCGAGATAGACAGCCCTCAGGATCCTGGCacccagctgctgctgcttcctctgAATTCAtctggtctgaagtgggtcatgGAGGTACTGCAGAAAGAGGGCATCACGAGGAAGCCAAAAAATCCTGGGCATGGTGTGGTGCAGCATTGTAAGCGGTGACAGTGGGAACTCCAGAGAGACCCTTGCTAGATATCAGGGCACTGCTCTAAGCTTGGGGACTGCTGTGTCAAATGACTCTgaaactcccccacccccaatcctttTTTAGTCCAGGTCCCTGGTGGAAGTAAAGAGAGCAAAGACAAGGTGAGGGACCAGGAGGGAAAAGGGGAATGAGTAAAATGATGTGGCTTGGGCAGCCACTGGACAGACCTCAGGTCACCACCCTCCTCTGTTTCCCCAGGTCTCAGTGatcagcctcagcttcctccagTATGTCCAGCAGAGATGGCTGGGAAAAAACGATCACTTTCCATCCTTGGGG includes:
- the C15H20orf173 gene encoding LOW QUALITY PROTEIN: uncharacterized protein C20orf173 homolog (The sequence of the model RefSeq protein was modified relative to this genomic sequence to represent the inferred CDS: deleted 1 base in 1 codon; substituted 1 base at 1 genomic stop codon), with the protein product MILSLRDSEVKKTVKVSQGGRSQCVLCDESHDIPSGTEDPTESSASFCREDRAHTICYLSALTPPIPGPARVPFGGEQMDREVGDEGLGGGVVWRAGEPWKPTRQRVGGLSVASVPHPSQSQVEEPVSCLPLEPLPGPDMKCCWQIFVLCISLMLILWLMAPCLDLEPESALHXKWMKVVPWRCSCPPFKFRKYGCPSRTLNDSVCHHTARGNWFDVGYEKTMGHLIRAAEPTSPDAVLSWSGMNSASELGRVWEKLFKVIPRTSVSHFDLFCGTCASVGNSKILWAASLGKSSYHTAVSRMNQVPIQGFEMLGNQTTGQSVSLRNGRDQGSWRQLDLLLLKLFVLAWTSDAMSEEVMVWEPRHS
- the LOC116740746 gene encoding frataxin, mitochondrial-like, coding for MWMLGRRAAASLLPCSAPPGSAQARAAAPRPTKDPRLYGCWGLRTGTAAAGTPSQPSMSLCCLNQILNVKKQCVCWMDLRTMGTWGDAGPLDNTTYERLAEEMLDSLAEFFEDLADKSYTFEGYDVSSGSGVLTIKLGGDLGTYVINKQTPNKQIWLSSPSSGPKHYDWTGRNWVYSHDGVSLHELLATELTHALKTKLDLPSLAYSEKGTCCPA